A stretch of [Clostridium] innocuum DNA encodes these proteins:
- a CDS encoding DeoR/GlpR transcriptional regulator, whose translation MKMNKAVVDARRNKIMQKIQSQGKAAVEDLAEELQVSPLTIRRDLQFWEEMGAVERYYGGAKLIQHFVENDDPQLSNEQYKHAIAKYAAQYVQDGDTIFINTSSTALLVLKYIKNKRVTVITNNGKAIFMDHDPMVSICLSGGELRIPKESMVGDFALNNLNKVSATKAFLGCSGFSVASGMTTAILQEVAINEVMITRCIGETFILADHTKIGTNHSFISGMIQSFDYLITDHLAPEEELLAIQEAGVKTVTLDPLTHIADSFTKR comes from the coding sequence ATGAAAATGAATAAGGCAGTCGTGGATGCACGACGCAATAAAATCATGCAGAAGATTCAGAGTCAGGGAAAGGCTGCGGTCGAGGATCTGGCAGAGGAGCTGCAGGTATCACCGCTGACCATACGGCGTGATCTGCAGTTCTGGGAGGAAATGGGGGCAGTGGAGCGCTATTACGGCGGTGCCAAGCTGATTCAGCATTTTGTGGAAAACGATGACCCACAGCTATCTAACGAACAGTACAAGCATGCCATCGCAAAATATGCCGCACAGTATGTACAGGACGGTGATACGATATTTATCAATACAAGCTCAACTGCACTGCTTGTGCTGAAGTATATTAAAAACAAGCGTGTCACCGTTATCACCAACAACGGCAAAGCGATTTTCATGGACCATGACCCCATGGTCAGCATCTGTCTGAGCGGTGGTGAGCTGCGCATTCCGAAAGAAAGCATGGTCGGTGATTTTGCATTGAATAATCTGAACAAGGTATCGGCAACAAAAGCCTTTCTCGGCTGCAGCGGATTCAGTGTGGCAAGCGGCATGACTACCGCTATTTTGCAGGAGGTTGCTATCAATGAGGTGATGATCACCCGCTGTATCGGTGAGACCTTTATTCTGGCTGACCATACAAAAATCGGAACCAACCACAGTTTCATCAGTGGGATGATTCAGTCATTCGATTATCTGATCACTGATCATCTTGCGCCTGAGGAAGAACTTCTGGCAATTCAGGAGGCAGGCGTTAAAACGGTCACACTGGATCCGTTAACCCATATTGCGGACAGTTTCACAAAGCGATAA